A genomic window from Punica granatum isolate Tunisia-2019 chromosome 2, ASM765513v2, whole genome shotgun sequence includes:
- the LOC116197088 gene encoding mechanosensitive ion channel protein 6-like, producing MESFKKSFKSQTSYNSRHGHRLSSGGGGTGPSNTAAATSHEELPILSDIHLHADSPDPPSCSPADITTRRSAPAAGTGAGSKVTRDSSVEFWRASGGEAGPPNALQDPPSRLIGQFLQKQSHNGGEVALDMDLEMDELSNVRLPPSAGSTGKSGPICSEQSKDTLRVSFEHLISSDTSNSSSGEDSNRGSGGEEVARCTSNRSFQPTATFMKAKTRSRLIDPQPEEYDRRSGQMSGRVLWSGQFRSGGLGKPGGGDEDEDDLFLEEDMPEEYKKAKFNTLTLLQWVSLILIIALLIVTLAVPTLKRRHIWKLQLWKWEVVILVLICGRLVSGWGIKLIVFFIERNFVLRKKLLYFVYGVRKAVQNCLWLGLVVIAWESLLDKKVEKETNDRKLRYVTRVLLCLMVGFILWLIKTLIIKVLASSFHVSTYFDRIQESLFSQFVIETLSGLPQVEIEEDRKMAAEIHTLQESGATVPLEFRAAGFPPTKSGRMRSPSVTKSVRHSPSCTPSRRVDDIDGIQINHIHKLNQKNVSAWKMKRLMKIVRHGVLSTLGEQINNTTDEDESAHLIRSENEAKAAARKIFQNVAKPRAKYIYLDDLMRFMTEDEALRTMYLCEGAAETKRISKRCLKNWLVGAFRDRKALALTLNDTKTAVDKLHRVANVIAGIIILVIWLLILGIATSKSLVYLTSELLLVAFIFGNTCKTIFESIIFLFVMHPFDVGDRCEVDGVQMIVEEMDIMTTIFLRYDNQKIMYPNSVLSQKAIGNYYRSPDMGDAVEFYVHLSTPAEKIALMKQKIINYIECKKEHWSSSPMVIFKDVEDLNRVKIAVWLSHKMNHQNMGERWARRALLLEEMVKIMKELDIQYRMLPLDINVRSLPPATTSRLPPTWVGNN from the exons ATGGAgtccttcaagaaatccttCAAATCTCAGACCTCCTACAACTCCAGGCACGGCCACCGTCTCTCCTCCGGTGGAGGCGGCACCGGCCCCTCCAACACTGCGGCCGCCACCTCCCACGAGGAGCTCCCCATCCTCTCCGACATCCATCTCCATGCCGACAGCCCCGATCCCCCATCATGCTCCCCCGCCGACATCACCACCCGTCGCAGCGCCCCTGCTGCCGGCACTGGTGCTGGCAGTAAGGTAACGAGGGACTCAAGCGTCGAGTTCTGGAGAGCCAGTGGTGGGGAGGCAGGGCCTCCCAATGCCCTGCAGGACCCGCCCTCGAGGCTGATCGGGCAGTTCCTGCAGAAGCAGAGCCACAACGGAGGGGAGGTGGCTCTCGACATGGACCTCGAGATGGACGAGCTGAGTAATGTAAGGTTGCCTCCCTCAGCAGGGTCCACTGGCAAGTCGGGCCCGATCTGCTCTGAGCAGTCCAAGGACACGCTTCGGGTCTCCTTCGAGCACCTCATCTCGAGCGATACCAGCAACTCCAGCAGCGGCGAGGATAGTAACAGAGGCAGCG GCGGGGAAGAAGTCGCGAGATGTACTTCAAACAGATCATTCCAGCCAACCGCGACCTTCATGAAGGCAAAGACCCGGTCCCGTTTGATAGACCCACAGCCAGAGGAGTATGATAGGAGATCGGGCCAAATGTCGGGAAGGGTGCTGTGGTCTGGCCAGTTCAGGTCAGGTGGGCTTGGAAAGCCCGGGGGAGGGGACGAGGACGAGGACGACCTGTTCCTGGAGGAAGACATGCCTGAGGAGTACAAGAAGGCGAAATTCAACACCCTCACCCTGCTTCAATGGGTGAGCCTCATCCTGATAATTGCCCTTCTAATAGTCACCCTTGCGGTCCCGACCCTCAAGCGCAGACACATATGGAAACTCCAGCTCTGGAAGTGGGAGGTGGTGATCTTGGTCTTGATCTGCGGAAGGCTAGTGTCGGGTTGGGGGATCAAACTAATAGTCTTTTTCATTGAGAGGAACTTCGTGCTTCGGAAGAAGCTGCTGTACTTCGTGTACGGGGTCCGCAAGGCCGTGCAGAACTGCCTGTGGCTAGGCCTGGTCGTGATAGCATGGGAAAGCTTGTTAGACAAGAAAGTCGAGAAGGAGACCAATGATAGGAAGTTGCGTTATGTGACTCGGGTCCTGCTGTGCCTCATGGTCGGGTTCATCCTCTGGCTCATCAAGACCCTGATCATCAAGGTGCTCGCGTCCTCGTTCCATGTCAGCACGTACTTTGATCGGATCCAGGAGTCGCTGTTCAGCCAGTTCGTGATCGAGACACTGTCAGGTCTGCCACAGGTAGAGATTGAGGAGGATAGGAAGATGGCTGCTGAGATCCATACCTTGCAGGAATCGGGTGCAACAGTGCCCTTGGAGTTTAGGGCAGCCGGCTTCCCCCCGACCAAGAGTGGGCGGATGAGGAGCCCCAGTGTGACCAAGAGTGTGAGGCACTCTCCTTCTTGCACACCCTCGAGGAGGGTGGACGATATTGATGGTATTCAGATCAACCATATCCATAAGCTCAATCAGAAGAATGTATCCGCCTGGAAGATGAAGAGGCTGATGAAGATCGTTAGGCACGGGGTCCTCTCGACCTTGGGAGAGCAGATCAACAACACCACCGATGAGGATGAGTCGGCGCACTTGATCAGGAGCGAGAATGAGGCCAAGGCAGCCGCTAGGAAAATCTTCCAGAACGTAGCCAAGCCCCGCGCAAA GTACATCTATCTAGACGACCTGATGCGATTCATGACAGAGGATGAAGCTTTAAGAACAATGTATCTATGCGAAGGAGCAGCTGAAACCAAGAGAATCAGCAAGCGATGCCTGAAAAACTGGCTG GTTGGCGCTTTCAGAGACAGGAAAGCCCTTGCCCTGACACTGAACGACACGAAAACGGCCGTGGACAAGCTTCACCGTGTGGCAAATGTCATCGCTGGTATCATTATATTGGTCATCTGGCTCCTTATATTGGGGATTGCCACAAGCAAGTCCCTCGTATATCTCACATCGGAGCTCCTGCTCGTGGCATTCATATTTGGGAACACTTGCAAGACAATATTCGAGTCCATCATCTTCTTGTTCGTGATGCATCCGTTCGATGTTGGGGACAGGTGTGAGGTTGATGGGGTTCAG ATGATCGTGGAAGAAATGGACATTATGACAACCATATTTCTGAGATATGATAACCAGAAGATTATGTACCCGAACAGTGTTCTCTCTCAGAAGGCCATCGGCAACTACTATCGAAGTCCCGACATGGGAGATGCAGTCGAGTTCTATGTCCACTTATCGACTCCTGCAGAGAAAATCGCTCTTATGAAGCAGAAGATCATCAA TTACATCGAATGCAAGAAGGAGCACTGGAGTTCTTCGCCGATGGTGATATTCAAAGACGTGGAAGACTTGAATCGGGTGAAGATAGCCGTGTGGCTCAGCCACAAGATGAACCACCAGAACATGGGAGAGAGGTGGGCACGGCGGGCGCTCTTACTAGAAGAAATGGTAAAGATAATGAAGGAGCTCGATATCCAGTACCGGATGCTCCCTCTCGACATCAATGTTCGGTCTCTGCCTCCAGCCACCACCTCCCGTCTTCCCCCAACCTGGGTAGGAAATAACTAA